One genomic region from Chlamydia poikilotherma encodes:
- the pgeF gene encoding peptidoglycan editing factor PgeF has translation MTQSNSENNLIKLTFPELSDLPLGHGLFPKQKDAEGYVYVPKNEQIRKNLGAERFCDLHQVHGTSLRHATYTTPAGCPADGLYTQDPLISLHIRHSDCQPAIFYDPEKHVVANVHSGWRGLVGNIYAVTIATLKRVYNSRPQDLIVVIGPSLGPDYAIYPDYRELFPPSFFTFMPKENHMDFRAIARKQLLDQGISSSKITISERCTYTEHEIFFSSRYRNYYPEPNVIDTPIKKNNITAVLLLPR, from the coding sequence ATGACGCAATCGAATTCTGAAAATAATCTAATTAAACTGACCTTTCCAGAACTTTCTGATCTACCCCTAGGTCATGGATTATTCCCCAAACAAAAAGATGCGGAAGGCTACGTCTATGTTCCTAAAAACGAACAGATCCGCAAAAACCTAGGTGCCGAACGTTTCTGCGACCTTCATCAGGTACACGGTACAAGCTTACGCCATGCTACGTATACGACCCCTGCAGGATGCCCCGCAGATGGATTGTATACCCAAGATCCCCTGATTTCTTTACATATCCGTCATTCGGATTGTCAACCAGCTATCTTTTATGATCCAGAAAAGCATGTTGTCGCCAATGTCCATTCAGGATGGCGAGGGCTCGTGGGGAATATTTATGCTGTAACAATAGCCACATTAAAACGTGTTTATAACTCACGTCCTCAAGATTTAATTGTCGTTATCGGTCCTTCTTTAGGACCTGATTACGCTATTTACCCTGATTATAGAGAACTTTTTCCTCCAAGCTTCTTTACTTTTATGCCGAAAGAAAATCATATGGATTTCCGAGCTATAGCCAGAAAACAGTTATTAGATCAGGGGATTTCTAGTTCTAAAATAACAATCTCCGAAAGGTGTACATATACTGAGCACGAGATTTTCTTCTCTTCTCGTTATCGCAACTATTATCCGGAGCCTAATGTGATAGATACACCAATAAAAAAGAATAACATTACGGCTGTTCTTCTTCTTCCTAGATAA
- a CDS encoding 4-hydroxy-3-methylbut-2-en-1-yl diphosphate synthase has protein sequence MVISPSKKQATRRYTHSVKIGNLYVGSEHSIKTQSMTTTPTADVDATVAQICALVEAKCEIARVTVQGIKEAQACEHIKERLLAMGIDIPLVADIHFFPQAAMHVADFVDKVRINPGNFVDKRNMFTGKTYTDKNYADSLLRLEEKFTPLVEKCKRLGKAMRIGVNHGSLSERVMQRYGDTIEGMVVSALEYIEVCEKLGYRDVVFSMKSSNPKVMVAAYRQLAKDLDARGWHYPLHLGVTEAGMGMDGIIKSAVGIGTLLTEGLGDTIRCSLTGCPTTEIPVCESLLKHTTMYLNLPKKENPFALENSESFVNASKKITKTTPWGSVYGVFIKLTEEHLLNNPIDKLLEQLGVNPVNGKKDFTTPDGIVVPKSFIGTSLVEKLKEHMLVFHHHEVPCLYAYNEEIWNSEQVLSAPFVHCHATTPFIHSTREFFEKKQCEGQPVKLVFSKDLDDECEAAVSIATEFGALLLDGLGEAVILDLPNIPLPAIREIAFGTLQSAGVRLVKTEYISCPGCGRTLFDLPEVTKRIQERTKHLVGLKIAVMGCIVNGPGEMADADFGFVGSKTGMIDLYVKHTCVKAHIPMEDAEEELVHLLQEHGVWKDPE, from the coding sequence ATGGTTATTTCGCCCTCTAAAAAACAAGCTACTAGACGTTATACGCACTCAGTTAAAATTGGGAATCTTTATGTGGGCAGTGAGCATTCGATAAAGACACAATCTATGACAACAACACCGACTGCAGATGTTGACGCTACAGTTGCACAAATCTGTGCTTTAGTAGAAGCCAAATGTGAAATCGCTCGCGTGACTGTACAAGGAATCAAAGAAGCTCAGGCGTGTGAACATATCAAAGAACGTTTACTTGCTATGGGGATTGATATTCCTCTTGTAGCAGATATTCATTTCTTTCCTCAAGCAGCTATGCATGTTGCTGATTTCGTAGATAAAGTACGTATTAATCCAGGAAATTTCGTTGACAAACGCAATATGTTCACTGGAAAAACATACACAGATAAAAACTATGCCGATAGCCTTCTTCGATTGGAAGAGAAATTCACTCCTCTTGTAGAAAAGTGTAAACGCTTAGGCAAAGCCATGAGAATTGGGGTGAATCATGGTTCCCTTTCTGAACGTGTTATGCAACGTTATGGAGACACTATAGAAGGTATGGTGGTTTCTGCTCTTGAATATATCGAGGTGTGTGAAAAACTTGGCTATCGCGATGTTGTTTTCTCTATGAAATCTAGCAATCCAAAAGTCATGGTTGCTGCTTATCGTCAACTAGCAAAAGATCTTGATGCTCGTGGCTGGCATTATCCCCTACACCTAGGCGTTACCGAAGCAGGGATGGGTATGGATGGGATTATCAAGTCTGCAGTGGGTATTGGCACTCTCCTAACAGAAGGTTTAGGAGATACTATTCGCTGCTCATTGACCGGCTGTCCTACTACAGAAATTCCTGTCTGCGAAAGTTTGCTAAAGCATACTACGATGTATCTTAATCTTCCTAAAAAGGAAAACCCTTTCGCTTTAGAAAACTCAGAAAGCTTCGTCAATGCTTCTAAGAAAATCACAAAAACAACCCCATGGGGTTCTGTTTATGGTGTATTCATTAAACTTACAGAAGAACATCTTCTAAATAATCCTATTGACAAGCTACTTGAGCAACTCGGTGTTAATCCTGTAAACGGGAAAAAAGACTTCACAACCCCTGATGGAATAGTTGTTCCGAAAAGTTTTATAGGAACCTCTCTTGTCGAAAAATTAAAAGAACACATGTTGGTTTTTCATCATCATGAAGTCCCTTGTCTTTATGCTTATAACGAAGAAATCTGGAATAGCGAGCAGGTATTAAGCGCTCCCTTCGTTCACTGTCACGCTACAACTCCGTTTATTCACAGTACAAGAGAATTCTTCGAAAAGAAACAGTGTGAAGGGCAACCTGTGAAATTAGTATTTTCAAAAGATCTTGATGACGAGTGTGAAGCCGCTGTATCTATAGCTACAGAATTCGGAGCCCTTCTTCTCGATGGCTTAGGGGAAGCTGTAATTTTGGATCTTCCTAACATCCCTCTACCCGCTATTCGAGAAATAGCCTTTGGCACTTTACAAAGTGCCGGCGTACGCTTAGTAAAAACAGAATACATCTCTTGTCCTGGATGCGGAAGAACGCTCTTCGATCTTCCTGAAGTGACAAAACGTATTCAAGAGAGAACAAAACATCTTGTAGGATTAAAAATTGCTGTTATGGGATGTATTGTTAATGGACCTGGAGAAATGGCGGATGCCGATTTTGGATTTGTAGGATCTAAAACAGGGATGATCGACCTCTATGTAAAACACACATGCGTGAAAGCGCATATTCCTATGGAAGATGCTGAAGAAGAGCTTGTCCATCTTTTACAAGAACATGGTGTATGGAAAGATCCTGAATAA
- a CDS encoding 2-oxoglutarate dehydrogenase E1 component has translation MDSEFAGQVHSSDMDWIEAMFQRFLNHETLDPSWKYFFEGYQLGQEGANSASSGNEEAYTTLQEKKAQFLCMIYRYYGYLQSQISPLSPVNPSPLIQEKIKNIDLNEIVPSLGLLPQPKVPVRDLIQALKNFYCRSISVETLTCSPQLQEYVWKLMESKSPQRSPAELLRTYQDMCKATFFEEFLQIKFTGQKRFSLEGAESLIPMLEHLVHYGVAQDITNYILGMSHRGRLNVLTNVLGKPYSHVFMEFEDNPIARGLDVVGDVKYHKGYVSRSHSKNGEEVTFVMLPNPSHLEAVDPVVEGVVAALQHQVDSGKEHSCLALLVHGDAAFSGQGIVYETLQLSQVPGYSTGGTLHIVVNNHIGFTAQPRESRSTPYCTDIAKMLGIPVFRVNAEDVTACLQAIEYSLKVREEFNCDVIIDFCCYRKYGHNESDDPSITAPLLYDEIKKKSTIREIYRKYLLDNYSSEISEDDLKKIEQGVQDILSKEFQTLKQEESQTLPKIDCRHCDRMDLGELLVNDIDVSLSRDTVFHISSKLCGLPENFTPHPKVKALLDKRMKMANGEIGYDWGMAEELAFASLLIEKFSLRLSGQDAIRGTFSQRHLLWSDVRSGDTYTPLYHLSSDQGSVDIYNSPLSEYAVLGFEYGYAQQAERTLVLWEAQFGDFSNGAQIIFDQYISSAIQKWDLHSDLVVLLPHGYEGQGPEHSSARIERYLQLAANWNFQVVIPSTPVQYFRILREHTKRDLSLPLVIFTPKMLLRHPECTSFIEEFTVPGGFRPILEDVEPNYDAKVLVLCSGKVYYDFKGYVPQERKKDFACLRIESLYPLHLEDLLSLISKYSKVDHYVWLQEEPQNMGAFDYIFMATEEIFPKKLTCISRPRSSSTATGSARLSQQEFLTLMETLFSLGNV, from the coding sequence ATGGATTCCGAGTTTGCTGGACAAGTCCATTCTTCGGATATGGACTGGATCGAGGCTATGTTTCAAAGGTTTCTAAATCATGAAACCTTGGATCCTTCATGGAAATATTTTTTTGAAGGGTACCAATTAGGTCAAGAAGGCGCTAATTCAGCATCTTCTGGAAATGAAGAAGCATACACTACTTTGCAAGAAAAGAAAGCCCAGTTTCTTTGCATGATATACCGTTATTACGGATATCTACAAAGTCAGATTTCTCCTTTATCTCCTGTTAATCCCTCTCCTTTAATTCAAGAAAAGATCAAGAATATAGATCTTAATGAAATTGTCCCTTCTTTAGGTCTTCTTCCTCAGCCCAAGGTTCCTGTCCGTGATTTGATTCAGGCATTAAAAAACTTTTATTGCCGAAGTATTTCGGTAGAAACTCTTACGTGTTCTCCTCAATTACAAGAATATGTATGGAAGCTCATGGAGAGCAAGTCTCCTCAAAGATCTCCAGCCGAGCTTTTGCGCACATATCAAGATATGTGTAAAGCGACATTCTTTGAGGAGTTTCTACAGATAAAATTTACGGGGCAAAAAAGATTCTCTTTAGAAGGTGCTGAAAGCTTAATTCCTATGCTTGAACATCTTGTGCACTATGGTGTTGCTCAAGATATCACGAATTACATTCTTGGCATGTCTCATCGTGGACGATTGAATGTCTTAACAAATGTATTAGGTAAGCCTTACTCTCATGTATTTATGGAGTTTGAGGATAATCCTATAGCTCGAGGTTTAGATGTTGTCGGAGATGTGAAGTATCACAAAGGGTATGTTTCTAGATCTCATAGCAAAAACGGTGAGGAGGTAACTTTTGTTATGTTGCCAAATCCTAGCCATCTGGAAGCTGTAGACCCCGTTGTTGAAGGTGTTGTTGCTGCTTTACAGCATCAAGTAGATTCAGGAAAAGAACACTCATGTTTGGCGCTTCTTGTTCATGGAGATGCTGCATTTTCAGGACAGGGAATTGTTTATGAAACTTTACAACTAAGTCAGGTTCCAGGGTATTCTACGGGGGGAACTCTCCATATTGTTGTAAACAACCATATAGGATTCACTGCGCAACCTAGAGAATCAAGATCGACACCTTACTGTACTGATATTGCTAAGATGTTGGGGATTCCTGTATTTCGTGTGAATGCTGAAGATGTTACTGCTTGCCTGCAGGCTATAGAGTATTCTTTAAAAGTACGTGAAGAGTTTAATTGCGATGTTATCATCGACTTTTGTTGTTATCGGAAATATGGTCATAATGAAAGTGACGATCCTTCAATAACAGCTCCTTTGCTTTATGATGAGATTAAGAAAAAATCGACGATTCGTGAGATTTATAGAAAGTATCTATTAGATAATTATTCTTCAGAAATCTCTGAGGATGATCTAAAAAAAATCGAACAAGGCGTTCAAGATATCCTCAGCAAAGAATTTCAAACATTGAAACAGGAAGAAAGTCAAACTTTACCTAAAATAGATTGTCGTCATTGTGATCGTATGGATCTCGGTGAATTATTAGTAAACGATATCGATGTTTCCTTAAGCAGGGATACGGTATTTCATATAAGTTCTAAATTATGCGGTCTTCCTGAAAATTTTACACCCCATCCTAAGGTTAAAGCTCTTCTTGATAAGAGAATGAAAATGGCTAATGGGGAAATTGGTTATGATTGGGGAATGGCTGAAGAGCTCGCTTTTGCCTCTTTGTTAATAGAGAAATTTTCCCTACGTCTTTCGGGACAAGATGCTATTCGTGGAACCTTTAGTCAGAGGCATTTATTGTGGAGTGACGTGAGATCCGGAGACACCTACACGCCCTTATATCATCTGTCTTCTGATCAAGGATCTGTAGATATCTATAATTCTCCATTATCAGAATATGCTGTTTTAGGCTTTGAGTACGGTTATGCTCAACAAGCGGAGCGTACCCTTGTTTTATGGGAAGCGCAGTTTGGAGATTTTTCTAATGGAGCGCAGATTATTTTCGATCAGTATATTTCTTCTGCAATTCAGAAATGGGATTTACATTCTGATCTTGTTGTTCTCTTGCCTCACGGTTATGAGGGCCAAGGTCCAGAACATTCTTCAGCACGTATAGAAAGGTATTTACAACTAGCTGCAAATTGGAATTTTCAGGTTGTTATCCCTTCAACCCCTGTGCAGTATTTCCGTATACTTCGTGAACACACGAAGAGGGATTTATCCTTGCCTTTGGTGATCTTTACTCCAAAAATGCTTTTGCGCCATCCTGAATGCACAAGCTTTATAGAGGAATTTACTGTTCCTGGAGGATTTCGTCCTATCCTTGAAGATGTAGAACCTAATTACGATGCTAAGGTTTTAGTGTTGTGCTCTGGAAAGGTATATTACGATTTTAAAGGATATGTACCTCAAGAACGTAAGAAAGACTTTGCTTGTTTACGTATTGAGAGTTTGTATCCCTTACATCTGGAAGATCTCCTCTCTTTGATTAGCAAATACTCTAAAGTTGACCATTATGTATGGCTTCAAGAAGAGCCTCAGAATATGGGAGCTTTTGATTATATATTCATGGCAACTGAAGAGATTTTTCCTAAAAAACTTACATGTATAAGCAGACCAAGAAGTAGTTCCACAGCTACAGGATCTGCACGTCTTAGCCAACAAGAATTTTTAACATTAATGGAAACATTATTTTCTCTAGGTAATGTATGA
- a CDS encoding 2Fe-2S iron-sulfur cluster-binding protein: protein MAKLIISSDDETQEFELENGSSIAEPCESSGVPFACTEGVCGTCVIEVLEGEENLSDFTDEEKDFLGEPEDSNERLACQCKINGGCVKVTF from the coding sequence ATGGCAAAGTTAATCATTTCATCCGATGACGAAACACAAGAGTTTGAGCTGGAAAATGGTTCTAGTATTGCTGAACCCTGTGAATCTTCGGGTGTTCCTTTCGCTTGTACTGAGGGCGTCTGTGGTACATGTGTTATTGAAGTTTTAGAAGGAGAAGAAAATCTTTCTGATTTCACTGATGAAGAAAAAGATTTTCTTGGTGAACCTGAGGATTCAAACGAACGTTTAGCCTGCCAGTGTAAAATCAATGGTGGATGCGTTAAAGTCACCTTTTAA
- the sucB gene encoding dihydrolipoyllysine-residue succinyltransferase translates to MITEVRIPNVAESISEVTIASLLVTSESLVQENQGIMEIESEKVNQLIYAPTSGRIVWSVAEEDVVAVGGIVARIYDANEAVPDSSIEEMPATELVDAEIICFPRSKAHEPPAEGKNFVPLRDKIQNTSPSLGSKNEVRERMSSIRKTISRRLVSALHESAMLTTFNEIHMTPLMKLRKEKQEIFSSRYNVKLGLMSFFIKAVIEGLKAYPRVNAYIDQDEIVYRQYYDISIAVGTDRGLVVPVIRDCDKLSSGDIEVKLADLASRARDGLISVPELEGGSFTITNGGVYGSLLSTPIINPPQVGILGMHKIEKRPVVIDNTIAIADMMYVAFSYDHRIIDGKEAVGFLIKIKDAIEQPENLLDL, encoded by the coding sequence ATGATTACAGAAGTACGCATTCCCAATGTCGCTGAATCCATAAGCGAAGTAACAATAGCTTCTCTTTTGGTGACTTCAGAAAGTCTCGTTCAGGAGAATCAAGGCATCATGGAGATCGAAAGCGAGAAGGTAAATCAGCTTATCTATGCTCCCACATCTGGAAGGATTGTCTGGTCAGTTGCTGAAGAAGATGTTGTTGCTGTTGGAGGGATCGTTGCTAGAATCTATGATGCTAACGAAGCTGTTCCTGATAGCTCTATAGAGGAAATGCCTGCTACTGAACTTGTAGATGCAGAGATTATCTGTTTCCCAAGATCTAAAGCTCACGAACCTCCTGCAGAGGGTAAAAATTTTGTCCCTTTACGTGATAAAATTCAAAATACATCCCCATCTTTAGGATCTAAAAATGAAGTTCGTGAGCGTATGTCCTCAATACGTAAAACGATTTCTCGTCGTTTAGTTTCTGCTCTTCATGAATCGGCAATGTTAACAACATTTAATGAGATTCATATGACTCCTCTTATGAAACTTCGTAAGGAGAAACAAGAGATCTTTTCTTCTCGTTATAATGTGAAATTAGGCTTGATGTCTTTCTTCATAAAAGCAGTTATTGAAGGGTTGAAAGCTTATCCTCGTGTGAATGCATATATTGATCAGGATGAAATTGTCTACCGTCAATATTATGATATTTCTATTGCTGTAGGAACAGATCGTGGTCTTGTTGTTCCTGTGATTCGTGATTGTGATAAGCTCTCGAGTGGGGACATTGAAGTAAAACTTGCAGATCTAGCAAGTAGAGCTCGTGATGGTCTGATTTCTGTTCCAGAACTTGAGGGAGGAAGCTTCACTATTACTAATGGTGGTGTTTACGGTTCTTTACTTTCTACGCCTATTATTAATCCGCCTCAAGTGGGGATATTAGGCATGCATAAAATAGAGAAACGTCCTGTAGTTATCGACAATACCATAGCTATTGCCGATATGATGTATGTTGCTTTTAGCTATGATCATCGTATTATTGATGGGAAAGAAGCCGTAGGCTTTCTTATCAAAATTAAAGATGCCATAGAACAACCCGAAAATCTGCTTGATCTGTAG
- a CDS encoding macro domain-containing protein, whose protein sequence is MLPPINTHGSSHPILGTSFSPIQNKQGVAKRAALATVAALSLVGFVTTLALAITLAMPALAAAVVVFSIIAVACCVLLNKKPTRVAPLPQPIEEEIPIHPDLTIPEFTPPTSLQPVRETEGEPDPVSTPVETPAPAPTQPQDLPTTATQTPPTDAPASLLPIPSAQQLLNGWTQLPSSNSINTPRFDAIDATTTFKGWKFPNTKTTLVSTCGDITKPRFSTTGLRPMLVNAANATMFKNGSGTNYYFTRAVSSEGWENSKENKNRLQVGECSAGKWINRDGTNNDNKPEGPAFLAQLLGPTANQLNNSSERCYEVITQAYENCLAKALQKGSKYVQVPLLSSNAFAPSDKLVINGRSARNLWIDAVKAALVTAAQNFATQNPNAEIIIVVTDIDNPPLG, encoded by the coding sequence ATGTTACCACCTATCAATACTCACGGATCGTCTCATCCTATTCTTGGGACATCCTTTTCTCCAATACAAAATAAACAGGGAGTTGCTAAGAGAGCTGCTCTTGCTACCGTGGCTGCTTTATCTCTTGTAGGGTTTGTGACAACCCTAGCTTTAGCTATTACCCTGGCCATGCCAGCTCTTGCAGCCGCTGTGGTGGTATTCTCTATAATCGCTGTAGCCTGCTGCGTTCTTCTCAATAAGAAACCCACAAGAGTTGCCCCTCTTCCCCAACCTATAGAAGAAGAAATCCCTATACATCCCGACCTAACTATTCCGGAATTCACCCCACCAACTTCACTTCAACCGGTCAGAGAGACCGAAGGAGAACCCGATCCTGTTTCCACTCCGGTAGAAACTCCTGCACCAGCCCCAACACAACCTCAGGATTTACCCACAACCGCAACTCAAACACCGCCTACGGATGCACCTGCATCCTTATTACCTATTCCTAGTGCTCAACAACTACTTAATGGTTGGACACAACTGCCATCCTCAAATTCTATTAATACACCGAGATTCGATGCCATCGATGCTACTACCACCTTCAAAGGTTGGAAGTTTCCGAATACTAAAACTACCCTAGTATCTACCTGCGGCGATATTACTAAACCGAGATTCTCGACAACGGGTCTTCGCCCCATGCTGGTAAATGCTGCCAACGCGACCATGTTCAAGAACGGTAGTGGGACAAACTACTACTTCACACGAGCAGTAAGTTCAGAGGGATGGGAAAATTCTAAAGAAAATAAGAACCGGTTACAAGTGGGTGAATGTAGCGCTGGTAAGTGGATAAATCGTGACGGAACGAATAATGATAATAAACCTGAGGGTCCCGCATTTCTTGCACAACTCTTAGGACCTACAGCTAACCAGTTAAACAATAGTTCAGAAAGATGTTATGAAGTTATTACTCAGGCTTACGAGAACTGCCTTGCTAAGGCTCTACAAAAAGGCTCTAAGTATGTTCAGGTACCTCTTCTCTCATCCAATGCCTTTGCCCCATCTGACAAGCTAGTTATAAATGGACGTAGTGCTCGCAATCTATGGATAGATGCTGTAAAAGCTGCTTTGGTAACTGCCGCTCAAAACTTTGCAACACAAAATCCTAACGCGGAGATAATTATTGTCGTTACCGACATCGACAATCCTCCTTTAGGGTAG